One Natrinema longum genomic window carries:
- the metG gene encoding methionine--tRNA ligase: protein MSHEEFPTDEPAVVTCGLPYANGDLHIGHLRGYIGADAFNRALGTLGQDSIYVCGSDMHGTPVAVNAEQQGVDPEDFALDWHRQYEETFPKFNVDFDNYGHTHDETNVETTQEIVRTLDEEGHIYEKEIQVAYDPDADQYLPDRYVEGTCPYCGEKARGDECDEGCQRHLEPGEVEDPTSTITGNPAEYRERTHKFFEVSEFADFLTEFLDGLEGTSNARNQPRQWIEDGLQDWCITRDMDWGIDYPGDDDDGDDLVLYVWVDAPIEYISSSKQYSERVGTDEFDWEQVWTGDGEIMHVIGRDIIQHHAIFWPAMLEGAGYNKPRGIAATGFITINGKGLSTSRNRAIWAKEYLDEGFHPDLLRYYLTTTGGLQQDVDFSWDAFQETVNGELVGTVGNFWYRSLLFAYRNYEGTPEADVSAEVRERIEGAIGDVRESVNDYSMRGVGQAATGLAQFGNEYIQRNEPWKLTDDDPERAAQVIRDCVQIAKAVAVLLEPITPDKAQALWAQIGEDGDVADAHLEDALAAPPRSFEEPGELFEKIEDDRVAELTAKLEDRVEAASDDAETESDDTGGDESDGMTDTEDLEALTEDRIGFDEFQELDIRVGRVESAEGIEGADDLARLEVDIGFETRQVVAGIKQLHDLDDLPGTKCVLLANMEPAELFGVESNGMILAAGEEADLLTTHGDANVGEKIK from the coding sequence ATGAGCCACGAGGAGTTTCCGACGGACGAACCCGCCGTCGTGACCTGTGGGTTGCCATACGCCAACGGCGACTTGCACATCGGTCACCTGCGGGGGTATATCGGTGCAGATGCGTTCAACCGCGCGCTGGGGACGCTGGGCCAGGACTCGATCTACGTCTGTGGATCGGACATGCACGGCACGCCGGTCGCGGTCAACGCCGAACAGCAGGGCGTCGATCCCGAAGACTTCGCGCTGGACTGGCACCGCCAGTACGAGGAGACGTTCCCCAAGTTCAACGTCGACTTCGATAACTACGGCCACACCCACGACGAGACCAACGTCGAGACGACCCAGGAGATCGTCCGCACGCTGGACGAGGAGGGTCACATTTACGAAAAGGAGATCCAGGTCGCCTACGACCCGGATGCGGACCAGTATCTCCCGGACCGCTACGTCGAGGGGACCTGTCCCTACTGCGGCGAGAAGGCCCGCGGCGACGAGTGCGACGAGGGCTGTCAGCGCCACCTCGAGCCGGGCGAAGTCGAGGACCCCACGAGCACGATCACGGGCAATCCGGCCGAATACCGCGAGCGGACCCACAAGTTCTTCGAGGTTTCCGAGTTCGCCGACTTCCTCACCGAGTTCCTCGACGGCCTCGAGGGAACGTCGAACGCGCGCAACCAGCCCCGGCAGTGGATCGAAGACGGCCTGCAGGACTGGTGTATTACGCGGGATATGGACTGGGGGATCGACTATCCCGGAGACGATGACGATGGCGACGACCTCGTCCTCTACGTCTGGGTCGACGCCCCGATCGAGTACATCTCGAGTTCGAAGCAGTACTCCGAACGCGTCGGCACCGACGAGTTCGACTGGGAGCAGGTCTGGACGGGCGACGGCGAGATCATGCACGTCATCGGCCGGGACATCATCCAGCATCACGCGATCTTCTGGCCGGCGATGCTCGAGGGTGCAGGCTACAACAAACCCCGCGGAATCGCCGCGACCGGGTTTATAACGATCAACGGCAAGGGGCTCTCGACGAGCCGGAACCGAGCGATCTGGGCGAAGGAGTACCTGGACGAAGGCTTCCATCCGGACTTGCTGCGGTACTACCTGACGACGACGGGCGGGCTCCAGCAGGACGTCGACTTCTCCTGGGATGCCTTCCAGGAGACGGTCAACGGCGAACTCGTCGGCACCGTGGGCAACTTCTGGTACCGCTCGCTGCTCTTTGCCTACCGCAACTACGAGGGGACGCCGGAGGCGGACGTCTCCGCGGAAGTCCGAGAGCGAATCGAGGGCGCGATCGGCGACGTCCGCGAGAGCGTCAACGACTACTCCATGCGCGGCGTGGGCCAAGCGGCGACCGGGCTCGCGCAGTTCGGCAACGAGTACATCCAGCGCAACGAGCCCTGGAAACTCACCGACGACGACCCCGAGCGGGCCGCGCAGGTCATCCGCGACTGCGTCCAGATCGCCAAGGCTGTCGCCGTCCTGCTCGAGCCGATCACCCCCGACAAGGCCCAGGCGCTGTGGGCACAGATCGGCGAGGACGGCGACGTTGCGGACGCCCACCTCGAGGACGCGCTCGCGGCTCCGCCGCGGAGCTTCGAGGAACCCGGCGAACTCTTCGAGAAGATCGAGGACGACCGCGTCGCGGAACTCACCGCAAAGCTCGAGGACCGCGTCGAAGCGGCCTCCGACGACGCGGAAACCGAAAGCGACGACACCGGCGGGGACGAATCCGACGGTATGACGGACACGGAGGATCTCGAGGCGCTGACCGAGGATCGAATCGGTTTCGACGAGTTCCAGGAGCTGGACATTCGTGTCGGCCGGGTCGAATCGGCCGAAGGGATCGAGGGCGCGGACGACCTCGCGCGCCTCGAGGTCGACATCGGCTTCGAGACCCGCCAGGTCGTCGCCGGGATCAAACAGCTCCACGATCTCGACGACCTGCCGGGGACGAAGTGCGTGTTGCTCGCGAACATGGAACCGGCGGAGCTGTTCGGCGTCGAGTCCAACGGCATGATCCTCGCTGCGGGCGAGGAGGCGGACCTGCTGACGACACACGGTGACGCGAACGTCGGCGAGAAGATCAAATAG
- a CDS encoding DNA-directed RNA polymerase subunit H produces MVDVSQHELVPEHTILEEETLEGVLEEYNIDRTDLPKIKRTDPALPDEAEIGDVIKIVRDSRTTDQSIIYRLVVE; encoded by the coding sequence ATGGTAGACGTAAGCCAACACGAACTCGTTCCGGAGCACACCATCCTCGAGGAGGAGACGCTCGAGGGCGTGCTCGAGGAATACAACATCGATCGTACAGATTTACCGAAGATCAAGCGTACCGATCCCGCCCTGCCGGACGAGGCGGAAATCGGCGACGTTATCAAGATCGTCCGGGACTCGCGGACGACCGACCAATCAATCATCTATCGACTCGTGGTGGAATAA